A genomic window from Micromonospora ferruginea includes:
- a CDS encoding DUF308 domain-containing protein, which translates to MSGGGPRRGRRDNGLDAAEYAVAGDVDPRVGEHLLDVLAAGGIAAYLQPSADLNPVTRTTTVPARPVDRLYVDRFHLTTARDYLTQLADEGGEPPRADEPDIEAEWAKIVAGFHTAPTAGSRPWPAAEDVDDPAGPGGSATGRAEEPAGPTATDVRRLPYAADISGISVSRDRHDEPSLLDGLDTFGAGLPDDAAEEEHYTPPPPPPLPRFSKYAVLGVLSIVLGFLLFLSPTVMSLVDPSVVTLLGFTGILAGFVMLIWRLRPGDRDDHDPDDGAVV; encoded by the coding sequence GTGTCAGGGGGCGGGCCCCGCCGAGGGCGGCGGGACAACGGGCTCGACGCGGCCGAGTACGCGGTCGCGGGCGACGTCGATCCGCGCGTCGGCGAGCACCTGCTCGACGTGCTGGCCGCCGGCGGCATCGCCGCCTACCTCCAGCCCTCCGCCGACCTGAATCCGGTGACCCGCACCACCACGGTGCCGGCCCGCCCGGTCGACCGGCTCTACGTCGACCGGTTCCACCTGACCACCGCCCGCGACTACCTCACCCAGCTCGCCGACGAGGGCGGCGAGCCGCCGCGCGCCGACGAGCCGGACATCGAGGCCGAGTGGGCCAAGATCGTGGCGGGGTTCCACACCGCGCCGACCGCCGGCAGCCGCCCCTGGCCCGCCGCCGAGGACGTCGACGACCCGGCCGGGCCGGGCGGCAGCGCCACCGGTCGCGCCGAGGAGCCGGCCGGACCGACCGCCACCGACGTCCGCCGGCTGCCCTACGCCGCGGACATCTCCGGCATCTCGGTCAGCCGCGACCGGCACGACGAGCCGTCCCTGCTGGACGGCCTGGACACGTTCGGCGCCGGCCTGCCGGACGACGCGGCGGAGGAGGAGCACTACACCCCTCCCCCACCGCCCCCGCTGCCGCGCTTCTCGAAGTACGCCGTGCTCGGCGTGCTCAGCATCGTGCTCGGCTTCCTGCTGTTCCTCTCCCCCACGGTGATGTCGCTGGTCGACCCGTCGGTGGTGACGCTGCTCGGCTTCACCGGCATCCTGGCCGGGTTCGTGATGCTCATCTGGCGGCTGCGGCCGGGCGATCGGGACGACCACGACCCGGACGACGGCGCGGTCGTCTGA
- a CDS encoding AMP-dependent synthetase/ligase, whose product MREFSVPPIVTVGDAANLTDPVWENAEVAPDTVQFVRATGAAGATSRVEVTCRQFRDEVVAVARGLVAAGVSPGDRVALMSRTRYEWTLFDYAIWAAGAVTVPIYETSSAEQAAWILGDSGAVAVVVESTAHATLVAGVRDRLPELREVWQIELDAVADLVAAGASVDPAEVEVRRSTLKADDVATIIYTSGTTGRPKGCVLTHRNIYADIANAVPVLPNLFREGASTLLFLPLAHAFARLIQVGVVQARATMAHCADTSNLVGELQDVKPTFVLSVPRVFEKVYNGARQKAEADGKGKIFDRAEKVAIAWSEAQETPGGPGLALRAQHALFDKLVYGKLRAAMGGRCRDAISGGAPLGARLGHFFRGVGVTICEGYGLTETAPAAAANLPTGTRIGTVGRPLPGVTVRIDDDGEILISGQIVFQGYWHNEAATAEALTSDGWFRTGDLGQLDEDGYLSITGRKKEIIVTAGGKNVAPAVLEDQVRAHPLVSQCVVVGDRQPFIAALVTLDEEALPKWLAGQGRPETTSVAELRDDEALRAEVQAAVDQANQSVSKAEAIKVFRILPQDFTEATGELTPSLKVKRQVVHKSYATEIAEIYRR is encoded by the coding sequence GTGCGCGAGTTCTCCGTTCCGCCGATCGTCACCGTCGGCGACGCGGCCAACCTGACCGACCCGGTCTGGGAAAACGCCGAGGTCGCCCCGGACACGGTGCAGTTCGTCCGGGCCACCGGCGCCGCCGGGGCGACGTCCCGGGTCGAGGTGACCTGCCGGCAGTTCCGCGACGAGGTGGTCGCGGTGGCCCGGGGCCTGGTCGCGGCCGGGGTCTCCCCCGGTGACCGGGTGGCCCTGATGAGCCGCACCCGCTACGAGTGGACCCTCTTCGACTACGCGATCTGGGCGGCCGGCGCGGTCACCGTGCCGATCTACGAGACCTCCAGCGCCGAGCAGGCCGCCTGGATCCTGGGCGACTCCGGCGCGGTGGCCGTGGTGGTGGAGAGCACCGCCCACGCGACCCTGGTCGCCGGCGTCCGGGACCGGCTGCCCGAGCTGCGCGAGGTGTGGCAGATCGAACTGGACGCGGTGGCCGACCTGGTCGCCGCCGGCGCGTCGGTGGACCCGGCCGAGGTCGAGGTCCGCCGCTCCACGCTCAAGGCCGACGACGTCGCCACGATCATCTACACCAGCGGCACCACCGGCCGGCCCAAGGGCTGCGTGCTGACCCACCGCAACATCTACGCCGACATCGCCAACGCGGTGCCGGTGCTGCCGAACCTGTTCCGCGAGGGCGCCTCCACCCTGCTCTTCCTCCCGCTGGCGCACGCGTTCGCCCGGCTCATCCAGGTCGGCGTGGTGCAGGCCCGGGCCACCATGGCGCACTGCGCGGACACCAGCAACCTGGTCGGCGAGCTGCAGGACGTCAAGCCGACGTTCGTGCTCTCCGTACCCCGGGTCTTCGAGAAGGTCTACAACGGCGCCCGGCAGAAGGCCGAGGCCGACGGCAAGGGCAAGATCTTCGACCGGGCGGAGAAGGTCGCCATCGCCTGGAGCGAGGCCCAGGAGACCCCGGGCGGCCCGGGCCTGGCGCTGCGCGCCCAGCACGCCCTCTTCGACAAGCTGGTCTACGGCAAGCTGCGCGCGGCGATGGGCGGCCGGTGCCGCGACGCCATCTCCGGCGGCGCGCCGCTCGGCGCCCGGCTCGGGCACTTCTTCCGCGGTGTCGGGGTGACCATCTGCGAGGGGTACGGCCTCACCGAGACCGCGCCGGCCGCCGCCGCCAACCTGCCCACCGGCACCCGGATCGGCACGGTCGGCCGCCCGCTGCCCGGCGTGACCGTCCGGATCGACGACGACGGCGAGATCCTGATCTCCGGGCAGATCGTCTTCCAGGGCTACTGGCACAACGAGGCGGCCACCGCCGAGGCGCTCACCAGCGACGGCTGGTTCCGCACCGGCGACCTGGGCCAGCTCGACGAGGACGGCTACCTCAGCATCACCGGCCGGAAGAAGGAGATCATCGTGACCGCCGGCGGCAAGAACGTCGCCCCGGCGGTGCTGGAGGACCAGGTCCGGGCGCACCCGCTGGTCAGCCAGTGCGTCGTCGTCGGTGACCGGCAGCCGTTCATCGCGGCGCTGGTCACCCTGGACGAGGAGGCGCTCCCGAAGTGGCTGGCCGGGCAGGGCCGCCCGGAGACCACGAGCGTGGCCGAGCTGCGCGACGACGAGGCGCTGCGGGCCGAGGTGCAGGCCGCGGTCGACCAGGCCAACCAGTCCGTGTCCAAGGCCGAGGCGATCAAGGTGTTCCGGATCCTGCCGCAGGACTTCACCGAGGCGACCGGCGAGCTGACCCCGTCGCTGAAGGTCAAGCGACAGGTCGTGCACAAGTCGTACGCCACGGAGATCGCGGAGATCTACCGGCGCTGA
- a CDS encoding alpha,alpha-trehalose-phosphate synthase (UDP-forming): MRQSPLVVVANRLPIDDSVAPDGAFEWRRSPGGLVSALHPLLRHTPATWVGWAGGTGPAPELPDVDGVRMRTVALNAEDFRDHYEGFANATLWPLYHDAVEQPEYHRRWWEAYQRVNQRFAEAAAEVAEPGGLVWVQDYHLQLVPGLLRALRPDLRIGFFLHVPFPPPELFMQLPRRSELLRGMLGADLIGFQRAQAAHNFAQLAAKVLGLSATDRRIGVDDRVVRIGAFPVAIDTAEMAALAARPEVADRARRLRQDLGQPEKVILSVDRMDYTKGIEQRLKAYRELLASGDVKVRDTVLVQVAVPSRDRVGQYQILRDRVEHQVGRINGEFGRVGEPAIHYLSQPFDRAELVALYRVADVMAVTPLRDGMNLVAKEYVAARVDGTGALLLSEFAGAAAELEQAYLVNPHDLDGLKQGLLAALRAGPEDVAARMRAMREHLAHNDIHAWAASYLSALEESGSLVGRRPAPR, translated from the coding sequence ATGCGACAGAGCCCCCTCGTGGTGGTGGCCAACCGCCTCCCCATCGACGACAGTGTGGCGCCGGACGGCGCCTTCGAGTGGCGCCGCAGCCCCGGCGGCCTGGTGAGCGCCCTGCACCCTCTGCTCCGGCACACCCCGGCGACCTGGGTGGGCTGGGCCGGCGGCACCGGCCCGGCGCCCGAGCTGCCCGACGTGGACGGGGTCCGGATGCGCACCGTCGCGCTGAACGCCGAGGACTTCCGCGACCACTACGAGGGCTTCGCCAACGCCACCCTCTGGCCGCTCTACCACGACGCCGTGGAGCAGCCGGAATACCACCGCCGCTGGTGGGAGGCGTACCAGCGGGTCAACCAGCGGTTCGCCGAGGCCGCCGCCGAGGTGGCCGAGCCGGGCGGCCTGGTCTGGGTGCAGGACTACCACCTGCAACTGGTGCCCGGCCTGCTCCGCGCGCTCCGCCCGGACCTGCGGATCGGCTTCTTCCTGCACGTGCCGTTCCCGCCGCCGGAGCTGTTCATGCAGCTCCCCCGCCGCTCCGAGCTGCTGCGCGGGATGCTCGGCGCCGACCTGATCGGCTTCCAGCGGGCCCAGGCGGCGCACAACTTCGCCCAGCTCGCCGCGAAGGTGCTCGGCCTGTCCGCGACCGACCGGCGGATCGGGGTGGACGACCGGGTGGTCCGCATCGGCGCCTTCCCGGTCGCCATCGACACCGCCGAGATGGCCGCGCTCGCCGCCCGGCCCGAGGTGGCCGACCGGGCCCGCCGGCTCCGGCAGGACCTCGGCCAGCCGGAGAAGGTGATTCTCAGCGTCGACCGGATGGACTACACCAAGGGCATCGAGCAGCGGCTCAAGGCCTACCGCGAGCTGCTGGCCAGCGGCGACGTCAAGGTCCGGGACACCGTGCTGGTGCAGGTGGCGGTGCCCAGCCGGGACCGGGTCGGGCAGTACCAGATCCTGCGCGACCGGGTGGAGCACCAGGTGGGCCGGATCAACGGCGAGTTCGGCCGGGTCGGCGAGCCGGCCATCCACTACCTCAGCCAGCCGTTCGACCGGGCCGAGCTGGTCGCGCTCTACCGGGTCGCCGACGTGATGGCGGTGACCCCGCTGCGCGACGGGATGAACCTGGTCGCCAAGGAGTACGTGGCGGCCCGGGTCGACGGCACCGGCGCGCTGCTGCTCAGCGAGTTCGCCGGCGCGGCCGCCGAGCTGGAGCAGGCGTACCTGGTCAACCCGCACGACCTGGACGGCCTGAAGCAGGGGCTGCTCGCCGCGCTGCGGGCCGGCCCGGAGGACGTGGCGGCCCGGATGCGCGCGATGCGGGAGCACCTGGCGCACAACGACATCCACGCCTGGGCGGCGTCCTACCTGAGCGCGTTGGAGGAGAGCGGATCGCTGGTCGGCCGCCGGCCCGCCCCCCGCTGA
- a CDS encoding lysophospholipid acyltransferase family protein, producing the protein MLYWLLKYIILGPLLRLVFRPQVEGLAHVPATGPVILASNHLSFSDSIFTPLIVKRKVTFIAKAEYFTGRGLKGWLTKLFFVGSGTIPVDRSGGRAARAALDTQLQVLRAGGIAGIYPEGTRSPDGRLYRGKTGVARLALESGAPVVPMAMLNSDAIQPTGQIIPNLGRVRIRFGPPLDFSRYAGLAGDRFVERAVTDEIMYELMDLSGREYVDTYAQKAKNPPPRQPVPA; encoded by the coding sequence GTGCTGTACTGGCTGCTGAAGTACATCATCCTCGGCCCGTTGCTGCGGCTGGTCTTCCGCCCGCAGGTCGAGGGGTTGGCGCACGTGCCGGCCACCGGCCCGGTGATCCTGGCCAGCAATCACCTCTCCTTCTCGGACTCGATCTTCACCCCGCTGATCGTCAAGCGAAAAGTCACCTTCATCGCGAAAGCCGAATACTTCACCGGTCGGGGCCTGAAGGGATGGCTGACCAAGCTGTTCTTCGTCGGCTCCGGCACCATCCCCGTCGACCGCTCCGGCGGGCGCGCCGCCCGGGCCGCGCTCGACACCCAGCTTCAGGTGCTGCGCGCCGGCGGGATCGCCGGCATCTACCCGGAGGGCACCCGCTCACCGGACGGCCGGCTCTACCGGGGTAAGACCGGGGTGGCCCGGCTCGCCCTGGAGAGCGGCGCCCCGGTGGTCCCGATGGCCATGCTCAACTCCGACGCCATCCAACCCACCGGGCAGATCATCCCCAACCTGGGCCGGGTCCGGATCCGCTTCGGCCCCCCGCTCGACTTCTCCCGCTACGCCGGCCTGGCCGGCGACCGGTTCGTCGAGCGGGCCGTGACCGACGAGATCATGTACGAGCTGATGGACCTCTCCGGCCGGGAGTACGTCGACACGTACGCCCAGAAGGCCAAGAACCCGCCGCCGCGCCAGCCCGTCCCCGCCTGA
- a CDS encoding flavin-containing monooxygenase codes for MPSSTDLDRPDPDPTAVPRRDDRPVSDRGDTVCVIGAGASGLAAVKNLREAGFGVDCYERETGVGGAWNWRHDRSPVYASTHLISSRPFTQFPDFPMPDDWPDYPHHGQLLSYFERYADHFDLRQHVWFGTEVVRVEPVEGDRWDVTTRSTGGYGPERTSRYAAVVLANGHNWSPKLPRYEGLEQFRGEVMHASSYKDPAQLRGKRVLVVGAGNTGCDIAVEAAQQASHCWHSTRRGYWYAPKYVLGRPADQVNDTLLALRVPLRVRQWLYHWTLRLTVGDLTRFGLPKPDHRVYETHPIANSQLVYYVGHGEITPVPDVARFHDRSVELTDGRRIDPELVVFATGYLPRFEFMQGRVLGDEDGSGKPRLWLNAFSAGHPTLAVVGLVQPDSGIFTISHWQSVLFARLLTLRGTRPERVAAFDRRVRAGLGERYSAKVKDSTRHWFEVGHADYLRALQKAMHELEGSK; via the coding sequence GTGCCCTCCTCCACCGACCTCGACCGCCCCGATCCGGACCCCACGGCCGTCCCCCGCCGGGACGACCGGCCGGTCTCCGACCGGGGCGACACGGTCTGCGTCATCGGCGCCGGCGCCAGCGGGCTGGCCGCCGTGAAGAACCTCCGCGAGGCCGGCTTCGGCGTGGACTGCTACGAGCGGGAGACCGGCGTCGGCGGGGCGTGGAACTGGCGGCACGACCGCAGCCCGGTGTACGCCAGCACCCACCTCATCTCGTCCCGCCCGTTCACCCAGTTCCCGGACTTCCCGATGCCGGACGACTGGCCGGACTACCCGCACCACGGCCAGTTGCTGTCCTACTTCGAGCGTTACGCCGACCACTTCGACCTGCGCCAGCACGTCTGGTTCGGCACCGAGGTGGTCCGGGTCGAGCCGGTCGAGGGAGACCGGTGGGACGTGACCACCCGCAGCACCGGCGGCTACGGCCCGGAGCGCACCTCCCGGTACGCCGCCGTCGTGCTGGCCAACGGCCACAACTGGTCGCCCAAGCTGCCCCGGTACGAAGGGCTGGAGCAGTTCCGGGGTGAGGTCATGCACGCCTCGTCCTACAAGGACCCGGCACAGTTGCGGGGCAAGCGGGTGCTGGTGGTCGGCGCCGGCAACACCGGCTGCGACATCGCGGTGGAGGCGGCCCAGCAGGCGTCGCACTGCTGGCACTCCACCCGGCGCGGCTACTGGTACGCCCCGAAGTACGTGCTCGGCCGCCCGGCCGACCAGGTCAACGACACGTTGCTGGCGCTGCGGGTGCCGCTGCGGGTGCGGCAGTGGCTCTACCACTGGACGCTGCGGCTGACCGTCGGCGACCTGACCCGGTTCGGCCTGCCCAAGCCCGACCACCGGGTCTACGAGACGCACCCGATCGCCAACAGCCAGCTCGTCTACTACGTCGGCCACGGCGAGATCACCCCGGTGCCGGACGTGGCCCGGTTCCACGACCGCTCGGTCGAGCTGACCGACGGCCGCCGGATCGACCCGGAGCTGGTCGTCTTCGCCACCGGATACCTGCCGCGCTTCGAGTTCATGCAGGGCCGGGTGCTCGGCGACGAGGACGGCTCCGGCAAGCCCCGGCTGTGGCTGAACGCGTTCAGCGCCGGGCACCCCACGCTGGCCGTGGTGGGCCTGGTGCAGCCGGACTCCGGCATCTTCACCATCTCGCACTGGCAGAGCGTGCTCTTCGCCCGACTGCTCACCCTGCGCGGCACCCGGCCGGAGCGGGTCGCCGCGTTCGACCGCCGGGTCCGCGCCGGCCTCGGCGAGCGGTACTCGGCGAAGGTCAAGGACAGCACCCGGCACTGGTTCGAGGTCGGCCACGCCGACTACCTGCGCGCGCTGCAGAAGGCGATGCACGAGCTGGAGGGATCCAAATGA
- a CDS encoding SRPBCC family protein, translating to MADSSTQSIIIGASPDRVAAVICDFPRYPEWTEAVRAAEVVEEYEDGYASQVRFTLDAGVMADDYVLAYEYAEDISRIEWHLVAPSRMQRSQRGSYDLVGNPDGTTMVTYTLEVELSVAMLGMFRRKAEKMIMDAALKQLKRRVETPGAAD from the coding sequence ATGGCGGACTCCTCCACCCAGTCGATCATCATCGGCGCGTCACCGGACCGGGTGGCGGCGGTCATCTGCGACTTCCCCCGCTACCCGGAGTGGACCGAGGCGGTGCGCGCGGCCGAGGTGGTCGAGGAATACGAGGACGGCTACGCCAGCCAGGTCCGGTTCACGCTCGACGCGGGCGTGATGGCCGACGACTACGTGCTGGCCTACGAGTACGCCGAGGACATCTCCCGGATCGAGTGGCACCTGGTCGCGCCGTCGCGGATGCAGCGGTCCCAGCGCGGGTCGTACGACCTGGTCGGCAACCCGGACGGGACGACCATGGTGACCTACACGCTCGAGGTGGAGCTGTCGGTGGCGATGCTCGGCATGTTCCGCCGCAAGGCCGAGAAAATGATCATGGATGCGGCGTTGAAGCAGCTCAAGCGCCGGGTAGAAACACCCGGTGCGGCAGACTGA
- a CDS encoding ROK family glucokinase codes for MTLTIGVDVGGTKVAGGVVDDTGAVLVQTRRDTPADDVAKTRDVIIEVVTELAAGRTVEAVGIGAAGWIDASRSTVLFAPNLAWRDEPLREYVGNATGLPVIVENDGNVAAWAEFRYGAAREADDSMVMFTIGTGVGGGIVLGGELVRGAHGIAAELGHMLTVPDGHQCGCGRLGCIEQYASGSALVRFARAAARQEPHRATALLELADGEAEAITGPMVTAAAKGGDPVSTEAFAQVGRWLGTSLADMAQILDPQVLVVGGGVIDAGDLLLGPTRRSFADALAQRSRLPVAEVRPAELGNTAGVIGAADLARRI; via the coding sequence GTGACGCTGACCATCGGAGTCGACGTCGGTGGCACGAAGGTGGCCGGCGGTGTCGTGGACGACACCGGCGCGGTACTCGTGCAGACGCGACGGGACACCCCCGCCGACGACGTGGCCAAGACCCGCGACGTCATCATCGAGGTGGTCACCGAGCTGGCCGCCGGCCGTACCGTCGAGGCGGTCGGCATCGGCGCGGCCGGCTGGATCGACGCCTCCCGCTCGACCGTGCTGTTCGCCCCCAACCTGGCCTGGCGGGACGAACCGCTGCGCGAGTACGTCGGCAACGCGACCGGCCTGCCGGTGATCGTGGAGAACGACGGGAACGTGGCCGCCTGGGCGGAGTTCCGCTACGGCGCGGCCCGTGAGGCCGACGACTCGATGGTCATGTTCACCATCGGCACCGGCGTGGGCGGCGGCATCGTGCTCGGCGGCGAACTCGTGCGCGGCGCCCACGGCATCGCGGCCGAGCTGGGGCACATGCTCACCGTGCCGGACGGCCACCAGTGCGGCTGCGGCCGGCTCGGCTGCATCGAGCAGTACGCCAGCGGCAGCGCGCTGGTCCGCTTCGCCCGGGCCGCGGCCCGGCAGGAGCCGCACCGCGCGACCGCGTTGCTGGAGCTGGCCGACGGCGAGGCCGAGGCGATCACCGGCCCGATGGTGACCGCCGCGGCCAAGGGCGGCGACCCGGTCTCCACCGAGGCGTTCGCCCAGGTCGGCCGCTGGCTCGGCACCAGCCTCGCCGACATGGCGCAGATCCTCGACCCGCAGGTGCTGGTGGTCGGCGGCGGCGTGATCGACGCCGGCGACCTGCTGCTCGGCCCGACCCGGCGGTCGTTCGCCGACGCGCTCGCCCAGCGCAGCCGCCTGCCGGTGGCCGAGGTGCGCCCGGCCGAGCTGGGCAACACCGCCGGCGTGATCGGCGCCGCCGACCTGGCCCGGCGGATCTGA
- a CDS encoding alpha/beta hydrolase gives MTTTGRVRVVRAWEWARPERPVRREVLAAVPEQEEAKPPLLFVPGFGHGAWAFAEHWLGHAAGRGFPAYAVSLRGHGGSEPAPEATLRAYTHDVVQVAASLPRQAVLVGHGAGARVVAHAMARYPARAAVLVAPVLGGWATFGTALRRNPAGTLPAVFGAGLRLNRRQLFSRELPDADARRHVARLGRAGRRAQWQLLTGRQPEPAVGRPPVLVLGSPDDRVLPATALTRAARRYASAPLLFPGMGHDLMLDARWREPIDAMLDWLDKDPAPTAG, from the coding sequence ATGACCACCACCGGGCGGGTGCGGGTGGTCCGGGCCTGGGAGTGGGCCCGGCCGGAGCGGCCGGTGCGCCGCGAGGTGCTGGCCGCCGTGCCGGAGCAGGAGGAGGCCAAGCCGCCGCTGCTGTTCGTGCCCGGCTTCGGCCACGGCGCATGGGCGTTCGCCGAGCACTGGCTGGGCCACGCCGCCGGTCGCGGCTTCCCGGCGTACGCGGTGAGCCTGCGCGGGCACGGCGGCAGCGAACCGGCGCCGGAGGCGACGCTGCGCGCGTACACCCATGACGTGGTGCAGGTGGCGGCGAGCCTGCCGCGGCAGGCGGTGCTGGTGGGGCACGGCGCCGGTGCCCGGGTCGTGGCGCACGCGATGGCCCGCTACCCGGCGCGGGCCGCGGTGCTGGTGGCGCCGGTGCTCGGCGGCTGGGCGACGTTCGGCACGGCGTTGCGCCGCAACCCGGCCGGCACGCTGCCGGCGGTCTTCGGCGCCGGCCTGCGACTGAACCGGCGGCAGCTGTTCAGCCGGGAGCTGCCGGACGCGGACGCCCGCCGGCACGTGGCCCGGTTGGGCCGGGCCGGCCGCCGCGCGCAGTGGCAGTTGCTCACCGGCCGGCAGCCGGAGCCGGCGGTGGGCCGGCCGCCGGTGCTGGTGCTGGGCAGCCCGGACGACCGGGTCCTGCCGGCGACCGCGCTGACCCGGGCGGCCCGCCGGTACGCCTCGGCCCCGCTGCTCTTCCCCGGCATGGGTCACGACCTGATGCTCGACGCCCGGTGGCGGGAGCCGATCGACGCGATGCTGGACTGGCTGGACAAGGACCCGGCGCCCACCGCGGGGTGA
- a CDS encoding endonuclease/exonuclease/phosphatase family protein, with translation MVGPGVPLRVLSYNVHSQRDDTAALAEVVREAAPDVVIVQEGPRRFRWRQKCATLADSFGLVVAAGGLPSLGNLLLTSLRVRVTETRCARYPLTPGRHLRGAAYARCRVGGVDFLLAGSHLSTDPAERPAQAAAFKRDLAASPLPVVAGADLNEGPDGPAWRTVADGLTDTAVAADRADRHTFSCADPRRRIDALFVDPRITVVDYDVVDTPRTRRASDHFPVLVDLLLPTAG, from the coding sequence GTGGTGGGCCCGGGTGTGCCGCTGCGGGTGCTGTCCTACAACGTCCACTCGCAGCGCGACGACACGGCCGCGCTGGCCGAGGTGGTGCGGGAGGCCGCGCCGGACGTGGTGATCGTCCAGGAGGGGCCGCGCCGGTTCCGGTGGCGGCAGAAGTGCGCCACGCTGGCCGACTCGTTCGGGCTGGTGGTCGCCGCCGGCGGCCTGCCCTCGCTGGGCAACCTGCTGCTGACCAGCCTGCGGGTGCGGGTCACCGAGACCCGGTGCGCGCGCTACCCGCTGACCCCGGGTCGGCACCTGCGCGGCGCCGCGTACGCGCGGTGCCGGGTGGGCGGCGTGGACTTCCTGCTGGCCGGCTCGCACCTGTCCACCGACCCGGCGGAGCGGCCCGCCCAGGCGGCGGCGTTCAAGCGGGACCTGGCCGCGTCCCCGCTGCCGGTGGTGGCCGGCGCGGACCTCAACGAGGGGCCGGACGGGCCGGCCTGGCGGACCGTGGCCGACGGGTTGACCGACACCGCGGTCGCCGCCGACCGGGCCGACCGCCACACGTTCTCCTGCGCCGACCCGCGGCGGCGCATCGACGCGCTCTTCGTCGACCCGCGGATCACCGTGGTCGACTACGACGTGGTCGACACGCCGCGGACCCGCCGCGCCAGCGACCACTTCCCGGTCCTGGTCGACCTGCTGCTGCCGACCGCCGGCTGA